CGGCGTATGAGTACCTACCCAATCATTATCGGGGTCGCCGGTGGCAGCGCCAGCGGCAAGACAAGCGTTGCGCAGGCTATTTTGCAACGAGTCGGTGCTGATCGGATTGCCCACATCGACCACGACCGCTACTACAAAGATTTGAGCCATCTGCCCCTTGAAGAACGGGCAAAGTTCAATTTCGATCATCCCGATGCGCTTGATAACGATCTGCTGGTTGCCCATCTCGATGCGCTTTGTGCCGGTCAATCGGTAGATTTGCCGACCTACGACTATGCAACTTACGTGCGTCTACCGCAAACCGAGCGGATCGAACCTCGTCCGGTGATTCTGGTCGAGGGGATTTTGATCTTCTACGAGCCGGTGTTACGGCGGCGGATGCAAATTAAGTTGTTTGTTGATACTGACGCCGATCTGCGCTTTATCAGACGGTTGCGTCGTGATATTGTCGAGCGCGGTCGTTCGGTCGAGTCGGTGATCGAGCAGTATCTGGCGACAGTGCGTCCAATGCATCTTGAATTCGTGGAACCGACCAAGCGGTATGCGGATGTGATCTTCCCCGGCGGGGGGCGAAATCCGATTGCGATTGATATGGTGGTGGCCCGCATCGAAGCCGCACTGCAAGCAACGCCTTGACAGCGACTCATAACCGGGCGCAAACTACTAACAGAACCCGATCTGGCTGTTGGCGTTAAACCGGTTGTGAATACGTATGCCACTTACCCCCACCCTTGCTGATGAATTACCGCTCAGTTGGACACGGGCCTGCCTGCCGTCACCGCGCTGGCAGGCCATTCGCTTACCATTTTCTGGTTTCACCTGGCTGGCCTACGCAACGCTACCGCCCGACTACACGCTTGACCATCTCCAGCGCGAGTATCTACCGGGAACACGGCTGCTGTTGCGGGGTTGTTCTGCCAGTCTGGCCGGTCAACTGGCGATGGCCGACTGGGAATGTATCCGGGTTGGGATTGAAGGTCTGGTTGACCTGCGCGGCCACAGCCTGCAACGGCGTTCAGTACGCAAGATGGTTCGTGCTGCGAGTCGGTATGGGTACGTGGTCGAGATGCCGTGGAGTCCATCGGCAGTGGCTCATCTGCGCTGGCTGGCCCGTGAAGCGCGTTACGGGCAGCGACCGCAACTGCGCTACCTGTTTCGCACCATCTTTGAGCCTGAGACTCGTCTGTTTGTTTTTGTTGACGCCGATGGCATCTGGCAGGGTGCGTTGCTGCTCACGCAGCCCTCGGCGACAACTGCGGTGACCGAACTGATGTTGCGCAGGCAGCAGGCTCCTGCCGGTGTGATGGAAGCGCTCTTTGCAACGGCTGGACAGACGTTACAGGCTGAAGGGTTTCACTTCTTGAGCCTCAATGAAGTGCCGTTCCACCATCTCGATCACCGTCTCCGACCGCTGGAACGCCTGGTGACGCTGGTGGGGCGGCAGATGGGTGCCGTCTACGATACCAATGGTCTCTACCACTTCAAGGCCAAATTTGCCCCCGTCTGGCGACCGGTCTACATTTGTGCGCAGCCACGCCTTTCCCTGCTGGCCTTTGTTGATCTCTTCACGGTGTCTGGGTGTCTGGAGCTGGCGGCCAGTAGCCTCTATCGTCAGCGGGCGGCGTAAACTGACTGGATCGTCGGCGACGAGCCAGTATTTGCTCGTATGCCTGAAGTTGACGCAGTTGACGCCGGTTAGGCCGAATAATGGGACGTGCCATGCGCAAGGTGGCGAGTGCCGCCCGATGACCGATACCATGATGGGCCATCAGATATGCCGCCGTCATCAATGGTGCTCTGCCGACACCGGCGTGGCAATGGACAAACACCGGTAAGCCATCGCTAATCGCCTGAGCAATAAAATGCACCCCTTCATCAAGCTGTTCAATCGTTGGTGGATGGAAATCTGGTACCAGTAACCGTAAACTGCGCGCCGGCAGCGGCTCGCGAAAGGGATCAGCTCGCTCGGCTTGTAGCGAGAGCACTGCCCGCACACCGAGCTGATGAATAGCAGGCCATTGTTGAGCACTAAACTGACCGCCGACGAAGAGCATTGGGGTAACGAGAGAGATATTCAAACCGAAAAACCGTTGCCATTGGGTGGCAAGATAGGTACGCACGCGACGAATCATAAGACTTCTCTGGTACAATACAAACTCAGACTCCGTAAGTATGGTAACACAGCTATGTGGCCATTTCGAAAACCTGTCGATCTCCAGGCAACAACGATTCGTCCGGGCCAGCCAGCCGATGTGACGGCGGTGAGCCTGCTCTTTCGGCAGGCTGGACGCCGCTTTCTGGCGACGAACGGGAACGAATTGTATACCGCCGTCGAAGAGGGACGAGCGGTCGTCCTTCAGCTCGATCACGATCTGCTGGCCGTGGCTACCTTGAGCAAGCCGATTGATCGAGTTGTCTGGTTGCGGTCACTGGCAATCAGTGAACGTGTACCGCCGAAAGAGGCGTTGAAGGTATTAACCCCTGCTATCGAACAGCTCGCCCGTGATCGGTCTATCACCCACATCTACTATGCCGGCGATGAGCAGACCGATCAGTGGTTGCGTCCGCTCCTCGAAGCTGCCGGTTACTACCATCAAACTGATGTGGTCGTCTATGAGAAACGGGGCTGGGAAATTCCGGCAACCGGCAATCCCGATGTGCAAGTTCGCCCTGCCCTTGCCGTTGATTTAGCCGAAGTGTTGCGACTCGATACGCGCTGTTTCGAGCCGCAATGGGTCAAGAATGAAGATATTCTGGCACCGGCTATCGCCGACGGCTCGTTCTTTGTGATGGCCGAGATCGATGGTGAGGTTGTGGGGTACAGTTACGCAACCAGTCATTTTGGTGGCCGACTGATGCACCTGGTACGAATTGCCGTTGATCCGGCATTGCGTGGCCGTGGAATTGGTGTGCGGTTGCTGGCAGAATTCGTGACCTATGCGGCTGAAGCCGGCGCCGGGTTGCTCACTCTCAACACACAGGCGTACAACCATCATGCCCAGCGGCTCTACCGCTGGTTTGGCTTTGTGCCAACCGGCGAACGGCAGCCGGTGCTGTGTCGCTGGTTGTAGAGAGGGAGAACCGTGCCACCAAAAACTGATCCACGTGACTGGGAGCGGCTGTTTGAAGGGCGGCGGCGGCGACGTGGGCCGCTGCGTATCGTGATGATTGCGCTGGTCGCCGGCATCCTGACTCTCGGACTGATCGGAGCGGCACCGTTTGTGCTTGATCAGATCGAAACAAGCCGCATTATTGCCCGCCAGACCCAGATTGCATCGCAAACCCGCGAAGCTCGTGCAACAGCGCAACAGGCAGCGATGCAGAGCGCTATTCCCACGCAAACTCCATCCCCTTCGCCCACCGCTACACTGCCATCTGCGCCCACATCAGCGCCGATCATTGGCCGGGCGCAAGTCATCAATGGCGGCAACATTCGCAGTGCCCCTCGCGTCAGTGCCGAGACTGTCATCGGTCAGGTCTGTGTTGGTGATCGCGTTGAGTTACTGGAAGAACAGACCATCGGTGAAAACAATCGCTGGTATCGCTTGCGCGTCGTCGCAACCGCCGATGACTGTGTCCCACAACGGGTCAGCGCAGGTACTGAAGAGTGGGTTAGCGCCACGCTGCTGAGTCAGCCGGAACCGTGATCCGATGCTGGTTGGGCCAGGGATGACTTTGCTACAAGCCCATCATTGTGTTGTCGCAAGGTAAGGTGCCGTGTGCGAACAGGGTACATCACCAGTTTGTGTTTCTCTCTGTTCGCACACGGCATACCATCCTGACTCACCTTCATTTGAGCCTGTCATCTGGCCGCGACGTGTTCGTACACATCCAGCGTGGCCTGGGCCGTGGCTCGCCACGAAAAGCGCGCCGCCTGACGCTGCCCGCGCTCGCGCAGAAAGCGGGCCAGATCGGGCGAGCGCAACACGCGCAAGATGCCCTCGGCGATCTCGTGCATGTTGTGCGGATCGACGGTGAGCGCCGCTTCTCCAACGACTTCCGGTAAACTGCCGGCATACGCACAGACCACCGGCGTGCCGCAAGCCATGGCCTCTAGCGGTGGCAGGCCAAATCCTTCATACGATGACGGAAATACAAACAGTAAGGCACCGCTGTACAGGGCCGGCAGGTCATCGTCACTCACCCCAGGAAGAATCTTCACCCGCTCGCTCAAACCGCGCTCGTTCGCAATCGTTGCAGGTAGTGGATAGCGCGGATCGAACTTACCGGCAATGACCAGTACCGTATCGGTGAGCGACGCCGGCAGTTCGGGGATGACGCGCTCCCAGGCTCGCAGCAGCCGGTCAATGTTCTTGTGCGGTTTGTTTGAGCCGACGTACAACACATAATGGCGGGGAAGCCCATACCGCAAGCGCATATCGGTGATCTCATCGACCGGCTGGGGAGTAAACGAAGGCGCCGCAGCCAGCGGTGTGACCACAATCCGTTCGCGAGGAATGCGCAGATGAAACGCAAGATCGTCGCGCGAAACAGTCGAAATAGTGATCAGGCTGCGCGCACTCCGCGCAGCAAGGCGCAAGGCCAGCCGGTAGAAGCGTCGTCCGCGTGGGCTAAGCGTGGTCGGGTAGCGCAAAGGCAAGACATCGTAAATGGTGACAACCGAAGGACAGGGGAGGAGATACGGCTTCACGATGTAAGGGGAATGGAGTACATCGAGCTGTAACCGGGTTGCCAGTAACGGTAGTTCGAGCTGCTGGGTGAGCGCAAAGGGTGTACTCCGCACAGTAATCCGCTCGACACTCGTGCCGTTCAACGGTGGCAGTGCTTGATCGGCATTTACCAGCACAAACAGATGATGTTGGCGACTGAGAGAACTCAGCTCCGGTAGCAGGGCAGTGATATAGCGACCAATGCCGGGAAAATGGTCGCCGATATAACGGGCATCAAAGCCGATCCGCAGTGATTGCATCAGTGTTCATTATAGCCGGGATGAGGAGAGTAAAAACAGGGTGCGTGCTATATTCTGTGCGTCTGGTATCGAGGGTGGTGTGATCTGGCACAGCAGTGTCGTATCACCAACGCATTGATAGGGGCGCACGGCCTGCCGCACCAGCCATGCTCTCGATCAGGCACAGGGCATAGTGGTTCCTTGCAAACGCCTGGCTTGACCATCCGTGATGAGCTGATATGACATCGTGACTACCACCATTCATAATGCAGGTTGTCAGATCAATGCAGGAACGCTGCCGTGCGTGTCATCGGTGAGCCGCCGGTGCGTTGTTGTTGGTGCAGGAGTCCTGACCGATTCACTGCATCCACTCTCAGGTGCAATGTCAGGATGATGGGATGGAAGCGTGATACGCTACTTCTGCTGCCGGTAGGGGTATGCGACCCGCCCCCACCCTCACCCGCTGGGCTATGCATTACCCACATGTCACGCTGCGTTAGATCAGGCTGCAAGCGCTCCCCGTGGCGCGGGCTTCCAGCCTGCGTGCAGGCATCCTCTCCGCCGCCGTCAGGGGTTGGCCGTGGCCGCTGGTGCGCAGGCACGAACCTGGTTCAACAATACCTCTACGCGCAGGGATCCCATGCATGCCTGACGGACGCGATGATCGGCACGATCCCATCCAGCATCCCCGTGACCAGGATGGGTAACGGTATGCCACGCGCCGGATCGTGAGCGCGGCTGGCGCGGCAGCATGGCTGCCGCACGCCAAACTGCGCGACACGCACATGATGCGCGTGTAAGGCAACCCATCCAGCACGTGATAGCACGGCTGGAGCTGCGCACTGCCACCGGGCCAGTCGCCCACAACAGCACCTATGGCGATCATACTCGCTGATACGCACGTAGTTAACACCAGGTATGGGTAATGCGTAGCCGGGTGGGAGAGGGGAGGGCAGACGTTTGATCCAGGGCTTCCTGATAGGTTAGACGTTGTGATCGATCATCTGTCCTGGCCGTCCGTGACTGCCGCCAGGGGCGGGAGCTTGCGCCTGGCTCCTCCTTCCAGCACTGGTACCGGCACCATGTGCGCCGGCGGCGCGCGCTCCCAGCTCCCGGCTGGGGAGCACACCCGTCATCACGCCCCCGCCCCGCTCCGGCACGCGGGCAATGCAGTATGCGAGGTATGGGTAATGCATAGCCCGCCGAGGGCGGGAACCACCGGTGCCGGATGGCACCCACGGTCGTGCACTGGGCGGTGTCAGGTGATGAGCGAGCCAGAGGCTCGCGCTCTCAGGCGATCCGGCGCGTGTGCATCACGATGGTACACTGACAGTCGCTACGTAAGGGTAACGGGAGCGAGTGGGCAACGACTGTTATTGCATCAGATTCGATATGATACCAGTTTGACGCAGGATATACGCATTGCGGCAAGCAAACACTCTCTGATGGCCGGGGGCGTTTTCGGCTGATGTGCCGTACTGTACCGTGCGGTATGTTTGCTACGAGTTGGCATAATGAGAAATATCTCATTTCATTTGACAAGTCAATAATTTGTCGGCTATCATACTGTTAGTTCGTCTAACTAATGGTTGATGTTCATGGATCAAACCACTATCGCCAACGCCCAACGCTTGCTCACCCTGCTCGACTGCATGCGAGCGAGACAGCCGCGTAGCCCTCTGTTCGATCAACTCAATGAATGGGGGTTATCGATCTCGCACCTGCGCCTGCTCGGTTTGCTGGCCCCTGACCGGGAATTGTCAATGCGCGAACTGGCTGAAGCGCTGAATATCAAGCCGCCATCACTGACGGCCCTGACACGTCGCTTGCTGCAGAATGGGTTGCTTGAACGCCGTCCTCATCCCGACGATAGCCGGGTAATCCTGCTCTCGCTAAGTGAGGCTGGTCGGCAGCTTCATCGCGATCTCGAACGCGAGCGGTTGAGTCAACTGGTACATCTCCTGTCCGGTTTGAGCCACACCGAGCAACAGGTGTTTCTCGATCTGCTTGAACGGGCAATGCGGGCGTAACGGGTTTCGGTTTCGATTAGCAAAGGTTCAGGAAAGAAACAGGTATGCAGGCTCAGCGTGGAATGACTTCCGTACCGGCTCAGCGCCCGGCTTCTGGTGCGTTGATACGGGCCATTCGCTATCTTGGCCGTCAGCGACGCACTGTGCTGATCGCCTACGGTTCACTGGTGTTGGCCACCCTGGCTCAGTTAGCCGTACCACAACTGGTACAAAATATGATCGACGCGGTCACGCGCAGTATTGTCGCGACCCGGATTTTGACGGAAGTGCCGGCGGCATTTCAGGCTGCGGCAGCGGCACAGCTTGGTCTGACCATCGAAGCGTTGCAGCGTGATGCGGCAAATGCTGAAGGGATTGTGCTTAATGCCGCGCTATTGATCCTGGTCTTCGCCGTCATGCGCGGTGTCTTCTCGTTTTTACAATCGTTCATGGCAGAGCAGACTTCGCACGGTCTGGCTTTCGATCTACGCAATGCAATCTTCAGCAAGATTCAACGCATGTCGTTTAGTTTCTATGATCGCAATCAGACCGGGCAATTAATGGTACGTGCTACCGATGATGTTGAACGGGTGCGCACATTCGTGGCTCAGGGTCTGGTGCTGGCTGCCCAATCGTTTCTACTGTTAATCGGGGCGTTGATTGTGCTGGCCTTTACCAACTGGCAATTAACGCTGGTTATTCTGCCTTTGTTGCCAATTGCGCTTGCTGTGTTCTTTGTCTTTGGTCGCATCAGCCAGCCACTCTTCCTGGAAGTGCAAAATCGGCTTTCCCGTCTCAACACGATTTTGCAAGAAAATATCGCCGGGATTAAGGTCGTGAAGGCATTTGCCCGCGAGCCGTATGAAGAACAACGGTTTGATCAGGCGGCTACTGCGCTGATGGAGCAGCAAATTCGGGTGAACCGGATTTTTGCCTTCCTCTTCCCGGTGATATTTTTAATTGCCCAATTAGGCCAGGCCGCCATTCTCTATTTTGGTGGTCAACAAATTCTAAACGGAACGCTGGAACTCGGTGAATATCAGAAGTTTAGTCTCTATCTGGTGTATGTCTTCTTCCCACTCGGTCAGCTCGGTTTCATTATCGCATTGCTGGCCCAGGCCGGCGCCTCAGCCGGGCGCATCTTTGAAGTGCTCGATGCGCAGAGTGAGATTGTCGAACGACCAGACGCTATCGTGCTGCCACCGTTGCAGGGGCGGGTAGAGTTTCGCCATGTCACTTTCCGTTACTTCAACAGCAGCGCTCCCGTGTTGCAAGATGTCAGTTTTGTGGTCGAGCCGGGACAAACGGTTGCTCTGCTCGGCGCAACCGGCAGTGGCAAAACGTCGATCATCAATCTCATCCCGCGTTTCTACGATGTCAGCGAGGGGGCTGTGCTCATCGATGGCTATGACGTGCGCGACGTCACTATCGACAGTCTGCGCAGCCAGATCGGGATTGTGTTGCAAGAGAGCAATCTGTTTAGCGGAACGATCCGCGAGAATATTGCCTTTGGCCGCCCTGATGCCAGTGATGACGAGATCATTGCCGCAGCTAAGGCCGCGGCTGCACACGATTTCATTATGAGTTTTCCTGATGGCTACAACACGCGGGTGGGTGAACGGGGGATGACGCTTTCCGGTGGGCAGAAACAGCGGATTGCGATTGCCCGTGCGCTCTTGCTCGACCCACGGCTGCTCATTCTCGACGATAGCACCAGCAATGTTGATGTGGCAACCGAAGCACTGATTCAGCGGGCGCTCGACCGTCTGATGCGTGGCCGTACCAGTTTCGTGATTGCCCAACGAATTAGCACCGTGCGCAACGCCGATCTGATCCTCGTCCTCGACAAAGGGCGACTGGTGGCCAGCGGTACGCACGCCGAATTGCTTGAACAAAGCCCAATCTACGCCGAAATCTACGCTTCGCAACTGATTGAAGACGCCCCGCTACCCTCTACGAATGGTCAGGGTGAAGAAGGAGTGACAGGACGATGATGGGAGGACTGGGCGGCCAAGGCCGCATGCTGAACACTGATGTCCAGAAGCCGAAGAATGTACTGGCGACGATTGCCCGCTTCTGGCCCTACTTTCGCCCCTACTGGCCGGTCGTGGTGCTCACCTTCGTCTTGATCACCGCCAGTGCCCAGTTGCAGGTCACTGCTCCTGAACTGATCGGTCAGGCGGTTGACTGCTACCTCTTCCCGCGGGCCGATGCCTGCTGGTACACCACGGTCGATGCCGCAGCAACGAATGCCGACCGTCTGAGCGGGCTGACCGGCCTGGTCGGTTGGTTGCTGGTTGTGTTTGTCGGTGGTGCTTTTCTCCAGGGCCTGGCCTTCTTCAGTATGAACTGGGTTGGGCAGCGAGCACTCCGGCAGATACGAGAGGATGTTTTCGCGCACATTCATCGGCTCTCGCTGGGTTATTTTGCTCGTAACGAAGCCGGTAATGTGATGAGCCGGATCACCAGTGACACCGATACGATTCAGCAGGCCCTGAGTTTTGCCTTGCTGAGCGTTGTCAGCGGCTTCTTGCAGATTGGTTTGACCATCAATGCAATGGTTCTAAGCAATCTGCCGTATGCGCTGATCAGCCTGAGTGTGGTGCCATTTATGGTGTTGGCGACCTTCTATTTTTCCACCCAGGCCCGGCGAGCGTTTCGCGCCAGTCGGCAACAAATGGGCAATGTGAACGCCGGTTTGCAAGAGAGTATTGCCGGCGCTCGCGAAGTACAGGCCTTCAACCGTGAGGCAGAGAGCATTGCCCAGTTTGAGCGGACCAATGCCGCCAACCGCGATGCAAATATTCGAGCAGCCAGTTTCACCAGTGCCCTGAACCCGGTGCTGGAAGCCCTGGGATATGTGGCCATCGCCATCGTTGTGGTTGTCGGTGCGCTGAGTGCGCTGCGCAATGTGCCCCTCTTCGGTACCGGGATCATTTCACTGGGAACGATCTTTGCCTTCATTCAATACGTGCAACGCTTCAATCAGCCCATTCAGCAAATTGCTTCTCTCTGGACAAATGTCCAGAACGCGATTGCCGGTGGTGAACGCATCTTCGGGCTGCTTGATGTGCAACCCGATCTGGTTGATGCACCGAATGCGTATCCGCTACCGCCGATCCAGGGTCGGGTCGTCTTCGATCACGTCTGGGCCGAATATAAACCGGGTGAGCCGGTACTGCGTGATGTAAGTTTTATCGCTGAACCGGGACAAACCATCGCTATCGTCGGCCCGACCGGTGCCGGCAAGACCACGCTGGTCAATCTCATCCCGCGTTTTTACGATGTCAGCGCCGGGCAGGTGACAATTGACGGTCACGATGTACGTGCGGTGACCGCCGCCAGCCTGCGTTCGCAGATCGGCATTGTGCTGCAAGACACCTTCCTGTTTGCCGATACGGTGATGAACAATATCCGTTATGGACGCCTGTCTGCCACCGATGACGAGGTCATCGCTGCGGCTCAACTGGTCGGCGCGCAAGAGTTCATCGAGCGGTTACCCGACGGCTACCAGACGATCCTCGGCGAGCGAGGTACCGGCCTTAGTCAGGGGCAACGGCAACTGATCGCGATTGCGCGCGCAGCGTTGGCCAATCCCCGCATTTTGATCCTCGATGAAGCGACCAGTAGCGTTGACACCCGCACCGAGCGGATCATTCAGCGCGCGTTTGATCAGATGCTGGCGGAACGAACCAGCTTTGTGATTGCTCATCGCCTGAGCACAATCCGTAATGCCGATCTGGTGCTGATGGTCAAGAATGGTCAGATCGTCGAACGCGGCTCGCATCAGGAGCTGTTGGCCTTGCGCGGCGCGTATTACGATCTGTATCAACAGCAATTTGCCGCCGGGGTAGAGGCAATTTCCTGAGTAGAACCTCTCTCGCCAACTGGCAGCCACGCAGGCTGACCGCAGCCGGTCTTATCCGCGCCGGCATAAGGGGCGGGAGATGATTTATTCCATCCTACAGAGTAGGGTAGGTGCAGTCAACGCCTGCGCCTACCTCTGTAGAGAGCGTGCAGGACTCCCTGTGTCGCACTGTTTAGTGCAATGGTCAGCGGGCAACGATGGGTAGATAGCGATCATACGCCAGTGGTAGTCCGGTAATGAGCGGGAACGGCGTGCCGCCGGTCGGGACATCAGTGACGCCGCCAATGCCGACTGGTCGATCTGTTGCCAGGTATTGACGAACAAAGGCGCTCCAGTCATCGTTCTGGCCGCGATACAGCAGATATTCGACCAGCAGCGGTTGGGTGCCCAAGAGA
This genomic window from Chloroflexus aurantiacus J-10-fl contains:
- the udk gene encoding uridine kinase, whose product is MSTYPIIIGVAGGSASGKTSVAQAILQRVGADRIAHIDHDRYYKDLSHLPLEERAKFNFDHPDALDNDLLVAHLDALCAGQSVDLPTYDYATYVRLPQTERIEPRPVILVEGILIFYEPVLRRRMQIKLFVDTDADLRFIRRLRRDIVERGRSVESVIEQYLATVRPMHLEFVEPTKRYADVIFPGGGRNPIAIDMVVARIEAALQATP
- a CDS encoding phosphatidylglycerol lysyltransferase domain-containing protein — protein: MPLTPTLADELPLSWTRACLPSPRWQAIRLPFSGFTWLAYATLPPDYTLDHLQREYLPGTRLLLRGCSASLAGQLAMADWECIRVGIEGLVDLRGHSLQRRSVRKMVRAASRYGYVVEMPWSPSAVAHLRWLAREARYGQRPQLRYLFRTIFEPETRLFVFVDADGIWQGALLLTQPSATTAVTELMLRRQQAPAGVMEALFATAGQTLQAEGFHFLSLNEVPFHHLDHRLRPLERLVTLVGRQMGAVYDTNGLYHFKAKFAPVWRPVYICAQPRLSLLAFVDLFTVSGCLELAASSLYRQRAA
- a CDS encoding dual specificity protein phosphatase family protein, which codes for MIRRVRTYLATQWQRFFGLNISLVTPMLFVGGQFSAQQWPAIHQLGVRAVLSLQAERADPFREPLPARSLRLLVPDFHPPTIEQLDEGVHFIAQAISDGLPVFVHCHAGVGRAPLMTAAYLMAHHGIGHRAALATLRMARPIIRPNRRQLRQLQAYEQILARRRRSSQFTPPADDRGYWPPAPDTQTP
- a CDS encoding GNAT family N-acetyltransferase; the encoded protein is MWPFRKPVDLQATTIRPGQPADVTAVSLLFRQAGRRFLATNGNELYTAVEEGRAVVLQLDHDLLAVATLSKPIDRVVWLRSLAISERVPPKEALKVLTPAIEQLARDRSITHIYYAGDEQTDQWLRPLLEAAGYYHQTDVVVYEKRGWEIPATGNPDVQVRPALAVDLAEVLRLDTRCFEPQWVKNEDILAPAIADGSFFVMAEIDGEVVGYSYATSHFGGRLMHLVRIAVDPALRGRGIGVRLLAEFVTYAAEAGAGLLTLNTQAYNHHAQRLYRWFGFVPTGERQPVLCRWL
- a CDS encoding SH3 domain-containing protein, with product MPPKTDPRDWERLFEGRRRRRGPLRIVMIALVAGILTLGLIGAAPFVLDQIETSRIIARQTQIASQTREARATAQQAAMQSAIPTQTPSPSPTATLPSAPTSAPIIGRAQVINGGNIRSAPRVSAETVIGQVCVGDRVELLEEQTIGENNRWYRLRVVATADDCVPQRVSAGTEEWVSATLLSQPEP
- a CDS encoding glycosyltransferase family 4 protein is translated as MQSLRIGFDARYIGDHFPGIGRYITALLPELSSLSRQHHLFVLVNADQALPPLNGTSVERITVRSTPFALTQQLELPLLATRLQLDVLHSPYIVKPYLLPCPSVVTIYDVLPLRYPTTLSPRGRRFYRLALRLAARSARSLITISTVSRDDLAFHLRIPRERIVVTPLAAAPSFTPQPVDEITDMRLRYGLPRHYVLYVGSNKPHKNIDRLLRAWERVIPELPASLTDTVLVIAGKFDPRYPLPATIANERGLSERVKILPGVSDDDLPALYSGALLFVFPSSYEGFGLPPLEAMACGTPVVCAYAGSLPEVVGEAALTVDPHNMHEIAEGILRVLRSPDLARFLRERGQRQAARFSWRATAQATLDVYEHVAAR
- a CDS encoding MarR family winged helix-turn-helix transcriptional regulator: MDQTTIANAQRLLTLLDCMRARQPRSPLFDQLNEWGLSISHLRLLGLLAPDRELSMRELAEALNIKPPSLTALTRRLLQNGLLERRPHPDDSRVILLSLSEAGRQLHRDLERERLSQLVHLLSGLSHTEQQVFLDLLERAMRA
- a CDS encoding ABC transporter ATP-binding protein gives rise to the protein MQAQRGMTSVPAQRPASGALIRAIRYLGRQRRTVLIAYGSLVLATLAQLAVPQLVQNMIDAVTRSIVATRILTEVPAAFQAAAAAQLGLTIEALQRDAANAEGIVLNAALLILVFAVMRGVFSFLQSFMAEQTSHGLAFDLRNAIFSKIQRMSFSFYDRNQTGQLMVRATDDVERVRTFVAQGLVLAAQSFLLLIGALIVLAFTNWQLTLVILPLLPIALAVFFVFGRISQPLFLEVQNRLSRLNTILQENIAGIKVVKAFAREPYEEQRFDQAATALMEQQIRVNRIFAFLFPVIFLIAQLGQAAILYFGGQQILNGTLELGEYQKFSLYLVYVFFPLGQLGFIIALLAQAGASAGRIFEVLDAQSEIVERPDAIVLPPLQGRVEFRHVTFRYFNSSAPVLQDVSFVVEPGQTVALLGATGSGKTSIINLIPRFYDVSEGAVLIDGYDVRDVTIDSLRSQIGIVLQESNLFSGTIRENIAFGRPDASDDEIIAAAKAAAAHDFIMSFPDGYNTRVGERGMTLSGGQKQRIAIARALLLDPRLLILDDSTSNVDVATEALIQRALDRLMRGRTSFVIAQRISTVRNADLILVLDKGRLVASGTHAELLEQSPIYAEIYASQLIEDAPLPSTNGQGEEGVTGR
- a CDS encoding ABC transporter ATP-binding protein, yielding MMGGLGGQGRMLNTDVQKPKNVLATIARFWPYFRPYWPVVVLTFVLITASAQLQVTAPELIGQAVDCYLFPRADACWYTTVDAAATNADRLSGLTGLVGWLLVVFVGGAFLQGLAFFSMNWVGQRALRQIREDVFAHIHRLSLGYFARNEAGNVMSRITSDTDTIQQALSFALLSVVSGFLQIGLTINAMVLSNLPYALISLSVVPFMVLATFYFSTQARRAFRASRQQMGNVNAGLQESIAGAREVQAFNREAESIAQFERTNAANRDANIRAASFTSALNPVLEALGYVAIAIVVVVGALSALRNVPLFGTGIISLGTIFAFIQYVQRFNQPIQQIASLWTNVQNAIAGGERIFGLLDVQPDLVDAPNAYPLPPIQGRVVFDHVWAEYKPGEPVLRDVSFIAEPGQTIAIVGPTGAGKTTLVNLIPRFYDVSAGQVTIDGHDVRAVTAASLRSQIGIVLQDTFLFADTVMNNIRYGRLSATDDEVIAAAQLVGAQEFIERLPDGYQTILGERGTGLSQGQRQLIAIARAALANPRILILDEATSSVDTRTERIIQRAFDQMLAERTSFVIAHRLSTIRNADLVLMVKNGQIVERGSHQELLALRGAYYDLYQQQFAAGVEAIS